Proteins encoded in a region of the Nicotiana tomentosiformis chromosome 9, ASM39032v3, whole genome shotgun sequence genome:
- the LOC138898758 gene encoding uncharacterized protein, translating to MIFGGNEINEVTFSAAKKTKILINHSKRHREDDITFTNEDADGLLLPHKDALVISLNVLNFKIKRVLVDPGSSANIVQWRVPEQAKLTGSIIPAKKLLAGFNLTSVTTRGEIFLLTNVEGVMKITLFEVVDGDMGYNIILGRPWLHEMKVVPLTYHQLLKFLTPEGIKQIRGDQLAAREMNAISVSSSKGKERVA from the coding sequence atgatcttcggaggaaATGAAATAAACGAGGTCACCTTTTCGGCGGCAAAGAAGACAAAAATATTGATAAATCATAGTAAAAGGCaccgggaagacgatatcacattTACGAATGAAGATGCAGATGGATTACTGCTACCGCATAAagatgcactggtaatttctttaaatgtgttaaattttaaaattaaacgtgttttagtggatccaggaagttcagctAATATCGTACAATGGAGAGTACCGGAGCAAGCTAAACTTACTGGAAGCATTATCCCGGCAAAGAAACTCCTTGCCGGATTCAACCTCACAAGCGTGACAACCCGGGGAGAAATTTTTCTGCTCACAAACGTTGAGGGAGTAATGAAGATAACTCTCTTCGAAGTGGTGGATGGAGACATGGGATATaatatcatcttgggaagaccatggttgcacgagatgaaagttgtgcctttaacatatcaccaattgttaaAGTTTCTGACACCCGAGGGGATCAAAcagataaggggtgatcaactggcagcaagggagatgaatgcaatttcggtctccagtagcaaaggaaaggaacgtgTGGCATAG
- the LOC104100931 gene encoding acireductone dioxygenase 1, translating into MAIEAWFMDENSEDQRLPHQKNPPEFVSVDHLAEIGVLYWKLNPKEYENDEELKKIRENRGYSYMDLLDLSPEKVESYEQKLKNFYTEHIHADEEIRYCLEGSGYFDVRDKEDRWIRIWIKAGDLIILPAGIYHRFTLDTGNYVKLMRLFVGEPVWTAHNRPQEDHPARREYIKSVTESAGVPLAAH; encoded by the exons ATGGCAATCGAG GCATGGTTCATGGATGAAAATTCAGAAGATCAGAGGCTACCTCACCAAAAGAATCCACCGGAGTTTGTGTCTGTGGATCACTTGGCAGAAATTGGAGTATTGTACTGGAAACTGAATCCTAAGGAGTACGAGAACGAtgaagaattgaagaaaattcGTGAGAATAGAGGATACAGTTACATG GATTTGCTGGATTTGTCCCCTGAGAAGGTGGAGAGCTATGAGCAGAAGTTGAAGAATTTCTACACAGAGCACATACATGCAGATGAGGAGATACGCTACTGTCTGGAAGGGAGTGGATATTTCGATGTGAGAGACAAGGAAGATCGCTGGATTCGCATCTGGATCAAGGCTGGTGATCTGATCATCCTACCTGCGGGGATTTACCACAGGTTCACTCTCGACACTGGGAACTATGTCAAG TTGATGAGGTTGTTCGTGGGAGAACCGGTGTGGACAGCTCACAATCGACCACAAGAAGATCATCCAGCAAGGAGGGAGTATATCAAGAGTGTTACTGAAAGCGCAGGAGTGCCTCTTGCAGCACACTGA